From a single Bacillus gobiensis genomic region:
- the def gene encoding peptide deformylase, whose protein sequence is MAIKAIVFHPAAVLSQAAEQVTVFDNKLKKLLSDMYETMVENDGVGLAAPQIGLSKKIAVVDIGEESGKIELVNPVIIEAKGEQTGPEGCLSFPGLYGEVTRPDYVKVQALNRHGKPFEIEASGFLSRAIQHEIDHLEGVLFTSKVNRYYEAHELEEMEG, encoded by the coding sequence TTGGCAATAAAAGCGATAGTTTTTCACCCTGCGGCTGTGCTTAGTCAAGCAGCAGAGCAGGTGACTGTGTTTGACAATAAATTAAAAAAGCTTCTATCTGATATGTATGAGACAATGGTCGAAAATGACGGGGTAGGTCTCGCAGCACCGCAAATCGGATTATCCAAAAAAATTGCGGTAGTCGACATTGGCGAAGAATCAGGAAAAATCGAGCTGGTGAATCCAGTAATCATAGAAGCAAAAGGAGAGCAAACGGGTCCTGAAGGCTGCCTCAGCTTTCCTGGGCTGTACGGTGAAGTGACAAGACCTGATTATGTAAAGGTACAGGCATTGAACCGGCATGGAAAACCGTTTGAAATTGAAGCGAGCGGATTTTTGTCCAGAGCGATACAGCATGAAATTGACCATTTGGAAGGCGTATTATTTACTTCCAAAGTGAATCGATACTACGAAGCACACGAATTAGAAGAAATGGAAGGATGA
- a CDS encoding Stp1/IreP family PP2C-type Ser/Thr phosphatase: protein MNTVFLTDKGRVRPHNEDDGGIFNGQKDNLLAVVSDGMGGHLAGEVASRMAVSTLKDFWVQEELRPKTPADAEAWLSEKIKTVNQVIYDYAAIHPECQGMGTTIVCALFTGSFVTIAHIGDSRCYLLREGSLRQVTEDHSLVNELVRTGSLSKEDAENHPRKNVITKALGTDQSVEIDVRTIEFENNELLLLCSDGLTDKVDENEIAEILKNEISLEEKASVLIDIANQNGGEDNITVAILELPSQEGEASC from the coding sequence TTGAATACAGTTTTTCTAACGGATAAAGGGAGAGTCCGTCCCCATAACGAAGATGATGGCGGTATTTTCAATGGCCAAAAAGACAATTTGTTAGCTGTGGTTTCGGATGGCATGGGAGGACATCTCGCCGGTGAAGTTGCAAGCAGGATGGCTGTGTCCACTTTAAAAGATTTTTGGGTACAAGAAGAACTGAGACCAAAAACCCCGGCTGATGCAGAGGCTTGGCTTTCTGAAAAAATCAAGACAGTCAATCAAGTCATTTACGATTACGCAGCCATCCATCCTGAATGTCAAGGGATGGGTACAACGATAGTTTGTGCGCTGTTTACCGGAAGCTTCGTTACAATTGCTCATATCGGCGACAGCAGATGCTATCTTTTGCGCGAAGGAAGCTTGCGCCAGGTTACCGAGGACCATTCTCTCGTGAATGAGCTCGTGCGTACTGGCAGTCTGTCTAAAGAAGATGCTGAGAACCATCCGAGAAAAAATGTCATTACGAAAGCGCTTGGCACCGATCAATCTGTTGAAATTGATGTTCGTACGATTGAATTTGAAAATAATGAGCTGCTTTTATTATGCTCGGACGGATTAACAGATAAAGTCGATGAAAACGAGATAGCTGAAATTCTTAAAAATGAGATTTCCCTTGAAGAAAAAGCTTCGGTGTTAATAGATATCGCAAATCAAAATGGAGGAGAAGATAATATTACGGTGGCCATACTGGAACTTCCTTCCCAAGAAGGTGAAGCATCGTGTTAA
- the coaBC gene encoding bifunctional phosphopantothenoylcysteine decarboxylase/phosphopantothenate--cysteine ligase CoaBC produces the protein MLKNRNILLGVSGGIAVYKAAALTSKLVQQGASVRVIMTESATKFVSPLTFQALSRNEVYTDTFKEKNPEVISHIDAADWADLVIVAPATANVIGKLAGGIADDMLTTTLLATTAPVWIAPAMNVHMYDHPAVKRNIMTLYQDGCRFIEPGEGYLACGYVGKGRLEEPEKIAGLISSYFSQANGPLKGKQVLVTAGPTREAIDPVRFFTNHSTGKMGYAIAEEAVSRGAHVTLVTGPTKISPPSGCEVINIETAEEMHQAVMAHFPHADVVIKTAAVADYRPKYPYDHKMKKTDNTLSIEFERTVDILKELGKQKTGQILVGFAAETKDIEEYASKKLESKNLDLIVANDISQAGAGFGSDTNIVTLYGKDGGKKTYPMLTKQQVAKEIIDKIIHLLTESGDTQ, from the coding sequence ATGCTTAAAAATCGCAATATTCTATTAGGAGTAAGCGGGGGAATCGCAGTATATAAAGCGGCTGCTTTGACGAGCAAGCTTGTTCAGCAAGGGGCATCGGTAAGGGTGATCATGACTGAATCGGCAACCAAATTCGTTTCGCCGCTTACATTTCAGGCGTTATCGAGAAACGAAGTATATACAGATACATTTAAAGAGAAGAATCCGGAGGTCATTTCACACATTGATGCGGCAGATTGGGCTGATTTAGTTATCGTAGCACCCGCTACAGCCAATGTGATCGGAAAGCTTGCGGGAGGAATTGCTGATGACATGCTGACAACTACGCTGCTTGCAACTACGGCTCCTGTTTGGATTGCTCCTGCAATGAATGTCCATATGTATGACCATCCGGCGGTTAAACGGAATATAATGACGCTCTATCAAGATGGGTGTCGTTTTATTGAGCCTGGAGAAGGCTATCTCGCTTGCGGTTATGTAGGTAAAGGCCGTCTGGAGGAGCCAGAAAAAATAGCAGGATTAATCTCATCTTACTTTTCGCAAGCAAATGGCCCGCTAAAAGGGAAACAAGTACTCGTTACGGCAGGGCCAACGAGGGAGGCGATTGATCCAGTCAGGTTTTTTACCAATCATTCCACTGGAAAGATGGGCTATGCCATTGCAGAAGAAGCAGTAAGCCGTGGTGCACATGTAACCCTGGTAACAGGGCCGACCAAGATTTCTCCTCCTTCCGGCTGTGAGGTCATAAACATTGAAACGGCTGAAGAAATGCATCAAGCTGTTATGGCCCATTTTCCCCATGCGGATGTTGTGATTAAAACAGCGGCAGTCGCTGACTATAGGCCAAAGTATCCTTATGATCATAAAATGAAAAAAACGGATAACACTCTTTCAATCGAGTTTGAACGGACCGTGGACATTTTAAAAGAACTCGGAAAGCAAAAGACGGGGCAAATTCTTGTTGGTTTTGCAGCCGAGACAAAAGATATAGAAGAATATGCAAGTAAAAAATTAGAATCGAAAAATCTTGATCTGATTGTTGCCAACGATATCAGCCAAGCAGGCGCCGGATTCGGATCAGATACGAATATTGTAACCTTATACGGCAAAGATGGCGGCAAAAAAACATATCCTATGCTAACGAAGCAGCAAGTAGCAAAAGAAATTATAGATAAAATCATTCATCTATTAACTGAATCCGGGGATACGCAATGA
- a CDS encoding YicC/YloC family endoribonuclease, with amino-acid sequence MITSMTGFGHHTMASGNLSVTVELKSVNHRFCEIQARIPRPLLYLEEAMKERIYKQVDRGRIELFATVEGDEIVEKRLTIDWSLLEEYVQAAKHIKQKFSLPDEVKLTDLLQLEHVANVDESANIQPSFEKLILDCIDKAAAELKEMRANEGLRLKEDCLTQLEELSLLADQIEEHAKRIATLYRERLLSRIKEWTPVEMDESRLIAEVALFAERADITEELTRLKSHFQQMRDIFHRGGTVGRKLDFLVQELNREANTIGSKANDHKITNLVVEMKSRIEKIKEQVQNIE; translated from the coding sequence TACAATGGCAAGCGGCAATTTATCAGTAACAGTGGAGCTGAAATCCGTCAACCACAGATTTTGTGAAATTCAAGCGCGTATTCCTAGGCCGCTTCTTTACTTAGAGGAAGCGATGAAAGAAAGAATTTACAAGCAAGTCGACAGGGGGCGGATCGAGCTTTTTGCCACCGTTGAAGGTGATGAAATTGTTGAGAAACGACTTACAATTGACTGGTCTCTTTTAGAGGAATATGTCCAAGCCGCAAAACATATCAAACAAAAATTTTCCCTTCCTGATGAAGTGAAGTTAACTGATTTGCTTCAATTGGAGCACGTGGCAAATGTGGATGAAAGTGCCAATATTCAGCCTTCGTTTGAAAAGCTGATCCTTGATTGTATAGATAAAGCCGCAGCAGAGCTGAAAGAAATGAGAGCAAATGAAGGGCTGCGCCTGAAAGAGGATTGTCTCACGCAGCTTGAAGAGCTCAGCCTGCTTGCTGACCAAATAGAAGAACATGCAAAACGAATCGCGACCCTATACAGAGAACGTCTGTTGTCAAGAATCAAGGAATGGACCCCTGTCGAAATGGATGAAAGCAGGCTTATTGCCGAAGTGGCTTTATTTGCAGAACGGGCAGATATTACAGAAGAACTCACTCGGCTAAAAAGCCATTTTCAGCAAATGAGAGATATTTTTCACCGAGGGGGAACTGTTGGAAGAAAGCTCGACTTTCTCGTGCAAGAACTCAATCGCGAAGCTAATACGATAGGGTCGAAAGCAAATGATCATAAAATCACAAACCTTGTGGTTGAAATGAAAAGCAGGATTGAAAAAATTAAAGAACAAGTGCAAAATATAGAATAG
- the gmk gene encoding guanylate kinase, whose product MVERGLLIVLSGPSGVGKGTVRQALFSQEDTDFEYSISVTTRKPRQGERNGFDYFFKTREEFEEMIAQNKLLEWAEYVGNYYGTPVDYVEQTLQNGKDVFLEIEVQGALQVRNAFPEGLFIFLAPPSLSELKNRIVTRGTETNALIENRMKTAKIEIEMMDAYDYVVENDNVERACERIKAIVLAEHLKRERVAPRYKKMLEVE is encoded by the coding sequence ATGGTAGAAAGAGGACTATTAATTGTTCTTTCCGGACCTTCCGGAGTAGGAAAAGGGACGGTAAGACAAGCACTATTTTCACAAGAAGATACGGATTTTGAATATTCGATTTCAGTCACAACTAGAAAACCGAGGCAGGGTGAGCGAAACGGATTTGATTATTTTTTCAAAACTCGGGAAGAGTTTGAAGAAATGATTGCACAAAATAAGCTTTTAGAATGGGCAGAATACGTAGGAAATTATTACGGTACGCCTGTTGACTATGTTGAGCAAACCCTGCAAAATGGGAAGGATGTATTTCTGGAAATCGAGGTTCAAGGAGCATTGCAGGTCAGAAATGCATTTCCTGAAGGGCTGTTTATTTTTCTTGCGCCGCCTAGTCTTTCGGAGCTTAAAAACCGTATTGTAACAAGAGGGACAGAAACGAACGCGTTAATTGAAAACCGGATGAAAACGGCTAAAATTGAGATTGAAATGATGGACGCTTACGATTACGTCGTGGAAAACGATAACGTGGAGCGAGCGTGTGAACGTATTAAAGCCATTGTGTTGGCCGAACATTTGAAACGTGAACGAGTAGCGCCTAGATACAAGAAGATGCTGGAGGTAGAGTAA
- the rpoZ gene encoding DNA-directed RNA polymerase subunit omega produces MLDPSIDSLMKKLDSKYTLVTVAARRAREMQIHRDQQIERPKSHKFVGKALEEIDAGLLSFETDNQE; encoded by the coding sequence ATGTTAGATCCGTCAATCGATTCATTAATGAAAAAATTAGATTCAAAATATACTTTGGTCACTGTGGCAGCCAGACGTGCCCGAGAAATGCAAATTCATCGTGATCAGCAAATCGAACGGCCAAAATCTCATAAGTTTGTAGGCAAAGCACTTGAGGAAATTGATGCGGGACTGCTATCATTTGAGACAGACAACCAAGAATAA
- the remA gene encoding extracellular matrix/biofilm regulator RemA, whose amino-acid sequence MTIKLINIGFGNIISANRLISIVSPESAPIKRMIQDARDSGRLIDATYGRRTRAVVIMDSDHVILSAVQPETVAQRVSVKEDIMYEGQG is encoded by the coding sequence ATGACGATAAAACTGATCAATATCGGATTTGGAAATATTATATCCGCCAACCGGCTCATCTCCATTGTCAGCCCTGAGTCTGCACCTATTAAACGCATGATTCAGGATGCAAGAGACAGCGGAAGGCTGATTGATGCTACATATGGCAGAAGAACCAGAGCGGTTGTTATTATGGACAGTGACCATGTCATTTTGTCTGCCGTCCAGCCCGAAACAGTGGCACAGCGAGTTTCAGTTAAAGAAGATATTATGTATGAAGGGCAGGGGTAA
- the fmt gene encoding methionyl-tRNA formyltransferase: MIRIVFMGTPGFSVPILKTLLHDGYEVVAVVTQPDRPKGRKKELTPPPVKEEALLHDIPVLQPERVRDENELKKIIDLQPDLIVTAAFGQILPKQLLDAPRLGCINVHASLLPELRGGAPIHYAILEGKKKTGITIMYMAEKLDAGDILTKAEVVIEEQDTVGTLHDKLSVSGSQLLSKTIPDLIEGKIKPEQQDDTKATYAPNIKREQEVIDWSKNGDDLYNQIRGLNPWPVAYTIFNGNVLKVWRAEKLKNENKREPGTIIGVDFDGFVVSTGNDIALKITELQPSGKRRMTGEEFLRGADLHIGMKLGMKAK, from the coding sequence ATGATACGAATCGTTTTCATGGGCACACCGGGTTTTTCGGTGCCGATTTTAAAAACGCTTCTTCATGACGGCTATGAGGTTGTGGCTGTAGTGACCCAGCCCGATCGACCAAAAGGAAGGAAAAAAGAGTTGACACCGCCTCCTGTTAAAGAAGAGGCTCTCCTGCACGATATTCCGGTTTTGCAGCCTGAAAGAGTTAGAGATGAAAATGAGCTGAAAAAAATTATTGATTTACAGCCTGATTTAATCGTTACTGCAGCATTCGGACAAATTCTTCCTAAACAGCTTCTTGATGCCCCGCGACTCGGCTGTATTAATGTTCACGCTTCTCTTTTGCCGGAGCTTCGCGGAGGTGCTCCCATTCATTATGCGATTCTGGAGGGCAAGAAAAAGACCGGGATCACAATTATGTACATGGCAGAAAAATTAGATGCCGGCGATATTCTCACTAAAGCAGAGGTTGTCATCGAAGAACAAGATACGGTCGGAACACTCCATGATAAGCTGAGCGTATCAGGTTCGCAACTTTTATCTAAAACGATCCCGGATTTAATCGAAGGAAAAATCAAGCCTGAACAGCAAGACGATACGAAAGCGACCTATGCTCCGAATATTAAAAGAGAGCAAGAGGTTATTGATTGGTCAAAAAATGGAGATGACTTATATAACCAAATCAGAGGCCTGAATCCATGGCCTGTCGCATATACAATCTTTAATGGCAATGTGTTGAAGGTATGGAGGGCTGAAAAGCTAAAAAATGAAAATAAGAGAGAACCCGGAACAATAATCGGAGTAGATTTTGACGGGTTTGTCGTCTCTACCGGAAACGATATCGCGTTAAAAATTACCGAACTTCAACCGTCTGGAAAAAGAAGGATGACGGGAGAAGAATTTTTGCGAGGCGCTGATTTACATATTGGAATGAAACTAGGGATGAAAGCAAAATGA
- the rsmB gene encoding 16S rRNA (cytosine(967)-C(5))-methyltransferase RsmB — MKKMNVRDVALDALLKLEQNQAYSNLLLQSVIKQKEMINTDRALLTELVYGTLQNQLALDFMLAPFVKKPKKVDQWVRNLLRLSLYQMVYLEKIPDRAVFYEAVEIAKNRGHKGTASFVNGVLRSIQREGVPSFDDIKDQVKRLAIKTSHPEWLVQKWVNSYGYEQTEKICHIHLVPPKQTLRVNQLKTDKETLMQELHEEGYQVAEGDLSPNAIKLEKGTIANSRFFKEGYVTIQDESSMLVARALGVEAGETVLDACAAPGGKSTHMAEMMNNTGHILSLDLHKHKMKLINQAAERLALDIVETRQMDAREAAMSLAKESFDKILVDAPCSGFGVIRRKPDVKYSKTPDDNERLAEIQASILNSVSGTLKKGGTLVYSTCTMDPTENEQVIHAFLKEHPEFEVDCALKDRLPKKVENYCNDGRIQLLPHYFGTDGFFICSMKRKV; from the coding sequence ATGAAAAAAATGAATGTAAGAGATGTTGCGTTAGATGCATTACTAAAGCTTGAACAGAATCAGGCGTACAGCAACCTTCTCCTTCAATCCGTAATTAAACAGAAGGAGATGATAAACACGGACCGCGCCCTGCTGACAGAATTGGTTTACGGAACGTTGCAAAATCAACTCGCACTTGATTTTATGCTCGCTCCATTTGTAAAGAAACCAAAAAAAGTGGATCAATGGGTTCGTAATTTATTGAGACTTTCTTTATACCAAATGGTGTATTTAGAAAAAATTCCTGATCGGGCCGTATTCTATGAAGCGGTTGAAATTGCAAAGAACAGAGGCCATAAAGGGACGGCATCCTTCGTAAACGGTGTGCTTCGTTCCATTCAACGAGAAGGAGTTCCCTCTTTTGATGATATAAAGGATCAGGTGAAACGACTTGCGATAAAAACGAGCCACCCTGAATGGCTCGTTCAAAAGTGGGTGAATTCGTATGGATATGAGCAGACGGAAAAAATTTGCCATATTCATTTAGTGCCGCCAAAACAGACGCTTCGTGTGAATCAGCTGAAAACAGATAAAGAGACTCTTATGCAAGAATTACATGAGGAAGGGTATCAGGTTGCTGAAGGAGACTTGTCGCCCAATGCGATTAAGCTGGAAAAAGGAACGATTGCTAACAGCAGATTTTTTAAAGAAGGTTATGTGACGATTCAAGATGAAAGCTCGATGTTAGTTGCAAGAGCTCTTGGTGTAGAGGCGGGAGAAACCGTGCTGGATGCCTGTGCTGCTCCAGGTGGGAAATCAACCCATATGGCTGAAATGATGAATAACACCGGACACATTCTCTCTTTGGACCTCCATAAACATAAGATGAAATTGATCAACCAAGCTGCCGAAAGGCTTGCTCTAGATATCGTGGAAACTCGCCAAATGGATGCAAGGGAGGCTGCAATGTCACTGGCAAAGGAGAGCTTTGATAAAATTTTGGTTGATGCTCCGTGTTCCGGGTTTGGTGTTATCCGGAGAAAACCGGACGTGAAATACAGCAAAACGCCAGATGACAATGAACGTCTTGCCGAGATTCAAGCTTCTATACTAAATAGCGTTTCGGGAACATTAAAAAAAGGTGGTACACTTGTTTACAGTACGTGTACAATGGACCCAACGGAGAACGAACAAGTAATTCATGCTTTCTTAAAGGAACATCCGGAATTTGAAGTGGATTGTGCGCTGAAGGACAGGCTTCCCAAAAAAGTTGAAAACTATTGCAATGATGGACGTATTCAGCTTCTCCCCCACTATTTTGGTACGGACGGATTTTTTATTTGCAGCATGAAAAGGAAGGTGTAA
- the priA gene encoding primosomal protein N': protein MSYAEVIVDVTSKNIDKPFDYRIPERWIGIIKRGMRVVVPFGPRKIQGFVIGLKNETDLQANLIKDIEGLLDLTPALTNELLSLSEWLSKRTLSLQIRTLQAMLPSALKAKYDKELRVRSSDSLPESIKTLFADQQSVNVKDITDSKLLKEIQKQVQHGNLEIVYKVAQKTSEKKISFIEPMMPKEKLKDALQNLSANAKRQKEVLTFFIEAEDQTAIPAAELNKMTGSSSAVLRTLIDKGFLKETKQEVYRDPFEDKAYKKEFSLPLTSDQESAYQAIKKSVEMQAHDVFLLHGVTGSGKTEVYLQIIEQVLNKGKEAIVLVPEISLTPQMVERFKSRFGSLVAVMHSGLSAGEKYDEWRKIQRKEVRLVVGARSAVFAPFENLGMVIIDEEHEASYKQEETPRYHARHVAIQRGDYHKCPIVLGSATPSLESFARAKKGVYKLLSLPNRVNRQTMPEITVVDMREEMRKGNRSMFSVNLMEKLQQTLAKKEQAVLFLNKRGYSAFIMCRDCGHVVKCPHCEISLTYHRHSSSLKCHYCGHEEGIPNQCPECASEHIRYFGTGTQRVEEELTKVLPEARVIRMDVDTTSRKGAHEKLLTSFGNGGADILLGTQMIAKGLDFKNVTLVGVLSADTMLHIPDFRSAEKTFQLLTQVSGRAGRHEKMGQVIIQSYEPSHYSIQLTKDHDYHTFFMQEMQNRRHQSYPPYYYLAMVNISHKEVMKAALAAEKIAGFLKGNTDKDTVILGPSASPIARIKDRYRYQCMIKYKHETKLIPLLEQVLGHSNTENDDLFITIDMNPYMMM, encoded by the coding sequence ATGAGCTATGCAGAAGTGATTGTTGATGTGACATCAAAAAATATCGACAAACCTTTTGATTATCGAATACCGGAAAGATGGATCGGGATTATCAAAAGGGGGATGAGGGTCGTTGTTCCGTTCGGGCCCAGGAAAATTCAAGGATTTGTCATTGGTCTTAAAAATGAGACAGACTTGCAGGCGAACTTGATAAAAGATATTGAAGGGTTGCTTGATTTAACACCAGCACTTACAAACGAATTGCTGAGCCTTTCCGAATGGCTCAGCAAGCGGACCCTCTCATTGCAAATCCGCACCCTTCAAGCCATGCTACCATCGGCACTTAAAGCTAAATACGATAAAGAACTTCGTGTACGATCAAGTGATTCCCTTCCTGAATCAATCAAAACGTTATTTGCCGATCAACAATCAGTAAACGTAAAAGATATTACAGATAGTAAGCTGCTTAAGGAAATTCAAAAGCAGGTCCAACACGGTAACTTGGAGATTGTGTATAAAGTTGCCCAAAAGACATCAGAGAAAAAAATAAGCTTCATTGAACCTATGATGCCTAAAGAGAAGCTTAAAGATGCTCTGCAGAACCTTTCTGCCAATGCAAAAAGGCAAAAAGAAGTTTTGACGTTTTTTATTGAAGCAGAGGATCAAACCGCGATACCTGCGGCCGAGCTTAATAAAATGACGGGAAGCTCCTCTGCTGTATTACGAACATTAATTGATAAAGGATTTTTAAAAGAGACAAAGCAGGAGGTTTACAGAGATCCTTTTGAAGACAAAGCTTATAAAAAAGAGTTTTCACTTCCTTTAACATCTGATCAGGAGTCCGCCTACCAAGCGATAAAAAAATCGGTTGAAATGCAGGCGCACGATGTTTTTTTACTTCATGGTGTGACTGGCAGCGGCAAAACGGAGGTTTATTTGCAGATCATAGAACAGGTCTTGAATAAAGGAAAAGAAGCAATCGTGCTCGTCCCTGAAATATCGCTGACACCGCAAATGGTTGAGCGGTTCAAAAGCAGATTTGGAAGCCTTGTTGCTGTCATGCACAGCGGGCTGTCTGCTGGAGAGAAATACGATGAGTGGCGGAAAATTCAAAGGAAAGAAGTACGGCTAGTCGTGGGAGCGAGGTCGGCTGTTTTTGCCCCGTTTGAAAATCTTGGCATGGTCATCATTGATGAGGAGCATGAAGCTTCATACAAACAAGAGGAAACTCCGAGGTATCATGCAAGACATGTGGCAATTCAAAGGGGCGACTATCATAAATGCCCTATCGTTCTTGGGAGCGCAACACCGTCCCTGGAATCGTTTGCCAGAGCAAAAAAAGGTGTCTACAAGCTTTTGTCGCTTCCGAATCGAGTGAACCGCCAAACTATGCCCGAAATAACAGTGGTAGACATGAGAGAAGAAATGAGAAAAGGAAACCGTTCGATGTTTTCTGTGAATCTTATGGAAAAACTCCAGCAGACTTTGGCAAAGAAAGAACAAGCAGTATTGTTCTTGAACAAACGCGGCTATTCCGCCTTTATTATGTGCAGAGATTGCGGCCATGTCGTCAAATGCCCTCATTGTGAAATATCTCTAACTTATCATCGGCATAGCAGCAGCTTAAAATGTCATTATTGCGGGCACGAAGAAGGTATACCGAATCAATGCCCGGAATGTGCAAGCGAGCATATTCGCTATTTTGGGACAGGCACTCAAAGGGTAGAAGAGGAATTGACGAAAGTGTTGCCAGAAGCCCGAGTAATCCGTATGGATGTTGATACGACCTCAAGAAAAGGTGCCCATGAAAAGCTCCTCACGTCCTTCGGAAACGGCGGAGCGGATATTTTATTGGGAACGCAGATGATCGCTAAAGGGCTGGATTTCAAAAATGTTACCCTTGTCGGAGTGCTAAGCGCCGATACGATGCTTCATATTCCGGACTTTAGGTCAGCAGAAAAAACCTTTCAGCTTTTAACGCAAGTAAGCGGAAGGGCTGGCAGGCACGAAAAGATGGGTCAAGTCATCATTCAATCCTATGAGCCATCGCATTACAGCATTCAATTAACGAAAGATCATGACTACCATACTTTTTTTATGCAGGAAATGCAAAATAGGAGGCATCAATCCTATCCGCCCTATTATTATTTGGCAATGGTTAATATCTCACATAAAGAAGTCATGAAAGCTGCATTAGCGGCGGAGAAAATCGCAGGATTTTTAAAAGGGAATACTGACAAGGACACTGTTATTCTTGGCCCTTCTGCCTCGCCAATTGCCCGGATCAAAGATAGATATCGGTATCAATGCATGATAAAATACAAGCATGAAACGAAGCTGATCCCATTGCTAGAGCAAGTTTTGGGGCATTCGAACACCGAAAATGACGATTTGTTCATTACAATAGACATGAATCCATATATGATGATGTAA